A segment of the Fibrobacter succinogenes subsp. succinogenes S85 genome:
ATCCGCCAGGTGTTCAAGGTCCCGAAGGTCGGTCTCATCGCTGGCTGTATGGTTACCGACGGCGAAGTCGACCGCACGAGCCATGTCCGCGTTTACCGCAACGGTATCGAACTCGGTACGACCGTGGTCCAGTCTTTGAAGCGCATGAAGGACGACGTCAAGTCTGTTGCTCGTGGCTTTGAATGCGGTATCGGCCTCAAGGGTTACGACGATATCAAGGAAGGCGATAGCCTCATCTTCTTCAAGGAAGTCAAGGTCGCCCGTACGTTGGAAGACGTTGCCCGCGAAGAAGCTGAAGAAAAGGCAAAGAAGGCTGCTGAAGAAGCTGCCGCAGCGAAGGAAAGTAATTAGAACTTAGAACTTAGAACTTAGAATATCTTTCTAAGTTCTACCAACTAAGTTCTGCCAACTACGCCGAAGGCGAAAATGACTAGAAGAACCGATAGATTAGGCGAGCAGTTCCGCGAAGAGATCTCCAAGCTCATCCAGAAGGGCTTGAAGGATCCGCGCGTGAGCACTCTCGCGAGCATTACCCGTGTGGACATTACCGAAGACCTGAGCTATGCAAAGGCCCTCGTCTCGGTGATGGGTTCCGATAAAGAAAAGCGCGATACGCTTGTCGGACTCAACAATTCCGCCGGCTTTATCCGTGGCGTCTTGGGCAAGGCCTTGAAGATTTTCAAGGTTCCGGAGCTCAAGTTCGTTCTTGACGAAAATCTTGAACATGCCATGCACATTGAAGAAATCCTTGCAGAACTGAAGCAGAAAGGGGAACTTTAATTGTCCTCTTCCGGCTTCGTCCTCTTGGACAAAATTGCAGGTGAAACATCTTTTAAGGCCCTTTTCCCTCTGAAAAGGGTCTTTTGTACTAAACGCGTGGGCCACGCGGGTACGCTTGATTTGCGTGCAAGCGGGCTCATCATTGCCGCTACTGGTCGTGCAACGCGCCTTTTGCCCTACATTGAGGCGAAGGACAAGTGCTATACGTTCCGCCTCCATCTTGGCTACGAAACCGATACCCTAGAATGGGACGGGAAAGTAGTGGAACAGGATAAGATGGGTTGTCATCCTGGAGCCGAAGGCGATAGGATCCAGTGCGGAGTGCCATCGGTGACGCGTGCGGACCTCGAAGCGGTTTTGCCGCAGTTCATTGGCGATATTGACCAGGTTCCGCCGAATTACAGTGCTGTGAAAATCGACGGCCATCGCGCAAGCGACTTGGCGAATCGCGGTCGTGAAATTGAACTTAAGCCTCGTCGCATCCATATCGAATCGCTCAAAGTTGTGGGCGAGGGGCTTGTGACGGAAGGCTGCACAGGCAAGAGCTTTGCCACGTTTGATTTGGAATGCAACTGTAGCAAGGGAACGTACATCCGTTCGCTCGGTCGTGATTTGGCTCGTGCGCTTGGAACGTGCGGCTGCGTTTCGATGATCCGCCGCCATCGCATTGGTGATGTGACGGTAGACCGCGCTGTTCGCGGGGACGCTCTCACGCCGGAACATTTGCTCCCTGTGGACCAGGTGCTTGATTTCCCGGTTGTCCGCTTGAATGACGACCAGGTGAAAGCAATTCGTTTAGGAAATTGGGTGCCGTGGCGCACTCCTGTTGAAAATTTAAGCACGACGCCAGGGGCGGAAAAGTTTGTCTTTACCGCCGATAAAGATGGTGCTGTGATTGGGCTTGGTGTTTATGACCCGGGCCGCATTTGCCCCAAGTTCTTTTTAGGTGATGATTAAATGAAACGCGCTGTGACAATGGGTAATTTTGATGGATGCCATTTGGGGCATCAGGCGCTTTTCCGCACGCTGAAAGCGGTTGCCGAAGTGAACCATTTGCAGCCGACGGTCATCAGCTTTGAACCCCATTCTAATTACGTCTTGCGTGGGCCGGGCGATCCGCTGCTCCTCACGACGACCGAAGAAAAGCGCGAATTCGTCGAGAGCCTTGGCATTGAATTTTTGGTATTGCCGTTCACGAGTGAATTGGCAAAACTCCCGTTCGATAAATTTGTCCGCACGGAATTGATTGAAAAGCGTGAAGTCGTTTCGATGTTCTTTGGTCATGACCATTGCTTTGGCGCGGGCGGCAAGGGCAATTACGAGACGATTACCGCTGCGTTCCCGGAACTTTCGACGCAGATGCTTTCGATGGTGTTGCACAAGGGCGAACGTGTGAGCTCTTCTGCAGTGCGCAATGCTCTTTTGAACGGCGATGTGGACCGTGCGCAGACGTATTTAGGCCGCCCGTATCGCTTGTCCGGAACAGTCGTGGTCGGCAAACGCCTTGGTCACACCATCGGATTCCCGACGGCAAATGTGCAAATGGAACAGTACAAGTTCTTGCCGAAAGGCGGTGTGTATGTCGCTAGCGCAAGACTCTCGGATGGACGCATTTATCGCTCTGTTGTGAACATCGGAACGCAACCGACAACGCCCGGAACGCATAACCTTGCGGTCGAAGCGTATCTGCTTGACTTTAACGAAGACATTTACGGCCAGCATTTAGCACTGGACTTGCTCGCCTTCTTGCGCCCCGAAAAGAAGTTCGCAAGCATCGAAGATTTGGTGCGTCAGATTGGCATGGACGCTGACACCGCCAAGAATTACAACGGAAATCACTGGGCGGAGTAGGGAAGTTTTTTCTCTCACATGTCCCAAAACGGAACATGTGCTATCGTAAAACACATGAGCGAAAATAAAAACTTGACAATGTATCGCTCTTTTTTACATTTAGTAGTGCTTTTGCTAAGGTGTAGTGTTATGACCAAACAAATTTTGTTATTTGCTCCTGTTCTGTTGCTGTGGGCGTGTGGGGATTCTTCGTCAGATTCTGTGGGCACGTCTCCAATTCAGGCTGCGGAAATAATCCCATTCACTGATTCTCGCGATGGGCAGGTCTATAAAACGGTTGTCATCGGTTCGCAGACATGGATGGCCGAAAATCTGAACTACGAAACAAAAGGCAGCTGCTGCGTTAGATGCGCCGAGATGAAGACCGTAAATGTGAACTACGCACCAGGTGGCTACTTCACTCAGAGCTACTGCGCAAAATGCGCCGAGTACGGTGGTCGCCTGTACACGTGGGATGTGGCGACAACGGCTTGCCCTAGTGGTTGGCACCTGCCAAGCCAAGACGAGTGGAGTACCCTATTCAATGCAGTCAAACTCGGCGACCCACTGGCACACATCGATACAAGACTCAAGTCCACAACCGATTGGAATAATTACGGCAATACGGATGATTTCTCGTTTTCGGCGTTGCCTGTTGGCTACAGCGGTATCAGTGTTGGTCCCTATGGCTCGGGCGACTGTTATAATCACGAGGGCACGGGCGACTATGCGTACTTCTGGAGTTCTACAGAGGTCGATAACTTGACTGCGTACTACATGTACTTGTCCAAATACGGTAACGCGGCAATAAGCACATTCGACTTCGGCAAGAGCAGTGGCTTTTCTGTTCGTTGTGTCAAGGACTAAATGTGTAGCGTGCTAGGATTTTTCTAGCACTTTTGTGCCTTGTCGTTTTTCGCTTTTCCGGTAAAGTTAGTGCTCGTTATCTTGAAAACGGTCACGGTGGCGGCTTGTTCGGGCGTGAATTCGAATTGGTGTGGTGAGGCGGATTGCATGGAATGCGTGAAACTTGCGGATTGCGGCGCTTTGGTGGCTTGTCGTTCCATTAGGAGCGAGAGTCCTCGGCATTTTTCAGCGATGTCTTCGACGATTTCAGCCTTGCCTTGCCCGACGACACTTGCGTAAAAGCGACCGCTTTTGCAATAAACGTCTTCGTGAATTTCGATGCGGTTTTCAACGCACATGCTGAACGCGACATTCGGATTTTTGCGAATGCAGTCGAGTTTCTTGCCTACATGTGCGCAATGAAAATACAGCTCCAAGACGCCGTTGTTTAGGCTGTATCCGAACGACAGCGGAATGATGTAGGGCATGCTTGGGTCTGCATCATCCGTCATTGCTACATGACAAGTTGTACATTGTTCGATGATCTTTGCGATGTTTTCGTCGCCTAAAACTTCTCTGTCCTTGCGCCGCATTTTACCTCAACTTTTTTCGATATTCGATTTTAAATATAATATAGGCTTCGATTGAAATTTCTACACAATCGTGTTGTCTAGGCAGAAGACTTCGGCGAGTTGCTTGTCGTCCATGTCGGCGAGCCATGTTTCGCCGGCGTTCACGGTCAAGTTGGCGATGGCTTTTTTGGTTTCGAGGAGCGCATTGATTTTCTCTTCGAAGGTGCCTTTGGTGATAAAACGGTGGACTTGGACGTTGCGCTTTTGGCCGATACGGAAGGCGCGGTCGGTGGCTTGCGCTTCGATGGCGGGGTTCCACCACAAATCGTAATGGATGACTTGCGAGGCTGCGACGAGATTGAGGCCGGTGCCTCCTGCCTTGAGCGAGAGAATGAGCACTTTGCAGTCCGGATTTTCCTGGAAATCCTGGATCATTTCGGAGCGCTGCGTTTGTGTGCAACCGCCGTGGTAGAAATGCGTGCGGAGGCCGAGTTCGCTTTCAATGGTGGATTTTAACAGGTGGCCCATTTCGGCAAATTGCGTGAAGATAAGCGTCTTTTCGCCTTGCTCTTGGATAGATGTGAGAAGGTCCAGGAGCATTTGCATCTTGCCAGATTCGAGCTTATTGGACTTTTGGGGCGCGGCGCTTTCTGTAGGGACTTCCGCGGCGTCTTGTGCTGAGGTTGCGGCGAGACCTTTCAGGAATGTGGCGGGGTGGTTGCAGATTTGCTTGAGGGCAAGAATCATCTGCAAAATAATGCCCTTGCGCTTGAATAGTGCGTGGGCATCGTTTGCCTTTTCGCTGAGCGCCTGCTCCATCTCAAGCTCTTGCATAAAGTGTTCGAGCGTTTTTTGATAAAGGGCGGCTTGTGAGCGCGTGAGTTCGGCGTATTCGTCCTGGATGATTTTGTCGGGCAAGTCGCTGATGATGCTCTTGTCGGTCTTGAGGCGGCGCAGCATGAACGGTGCTGTGATTTTGCGGAATGTTTCGGCGACGACTTGGTTGCCGTTCTTTTGAATGGGTGTTTCGAACTTTTCGCGGAATTCACTTGCGCTCGGGAAGAATCCGTGGTTCGCAAAATCCATGATGGTCCAGAATTCCATGAGGCGGTTTTCGACCGGGGTGCCGCTCATCGCGATTTTCATCGGGGCGCGCATGCGACGGAGCAATTTACTCTGTTCGCTATCGGCGTTTTTGATGTTTTGTGCTTCGTCGATGATAATCGTTTGCCATTCGTGCTTGTCGAGTTCGGCAAAGTCCTTGCGGAACGTGGCATATGTCGTGAGTAATACGTCGGCGCTGAACTTTTGTAGGTCACGGCGGCCTCCGTGGTATGCAAAGAACGTGAGTTCCGGTGCGAATTTTTTGATTTCGACTTGCCAGTTGCAAAGGAGGCCGGCGGGCATTACGACAATGGCTTTTTTCTCCGCAAATTTACCCTCTTGTTTCATCTTGAGGAGGAACGTAATGACTTGTAGCGTCTTGCCGAGGCCCATGTCATCGGCGAGAATGCAACCAAATCCAATTTCCAGATTCTTGTACATCCAGGAGTAGCCGCGCATTTGGTAGGGGCGGAGTGTCGCGTTTAGATTCTCGGGCAGCGGAATTTCTGTTTCGGCGCGCCAGGCGTCGAACTGTTGTTTGAAATCGCTTGCCATTTCCACCGGGATGTTGTCGCATTCACCGGTGAAGCAAGCTTGTACGAGCTTGGCTTGCGTGATTTCTGGAGCGGAATCTTCTTCGAGGATTTCGTCTGTGGAGGTCGCGGCACCCTCGGCATCATCTGCGGCTTTTTTGCCTTTGCTGTTTTTCGCGGAATCGCTGGACTTTCCTTCAATTTTATCGCGGATGGATTGCAAATCCTGTTCGGTAATTTGCACGTAACTGGACTTGTATTTTAAAAGTCCATCCGCTTGTTCGGCAAGTTCAAAAAATTCCTTTGCCGAAATGTTTTCATCGCCGATGGCGATTTCCCAATCAAAGTCGAGCAGGTCGCCGGCAGTAAAAGCTCCAAAGCTCATGCTGCCTTGCAAGCGCATCTTGGGCTTTGGCTTTCCGATGTTCAAAAGGTTCTTTGGAATTTCCGTCTGGATGCCGAACAGTTGGAGTTTTTTGAGGCAATCCTGCAAAAAGTCGAGGAGTTCGGCGCCTCGCATCAGAATCGGTTCGCTTGCACGGCGTTCCAAGTATGCATCGAGCGGCTTGAAGCCATCGGCAATGCCGTTAAGAACGCTCATAATCGAGAGCAATCGTGAGTCGTTGTTTTCGAATAATTCCGAAAGCGGCGTGCGTCTTGCGATATTTCCGGCGGCACTCGCAGCATCTTCGTCAAGTACAAAAACGTCCAGCGCCACATCTTCATCCATTTCGCTACAGACAAAGAGAATCTGCGTACGACAACCGAGGCAAGAATATACCGAAAGCCATTGCTGGATTTTCCCCGGAATGGCGTGAGCGTTGTTTGCGAGCTTCCCTGAAACGCTATCGAAAAAGAACGAGAGCAAATTGCCGTGATTCGTCTTGAGCGGCGTCTTGTATTTGCGTGCAAATTTCAGGAGCTGCGAGATGAACAGCGAAAGAATGTGCTCGGCGGGTTCCGCAATTTCAAAGAAGGATTCTTCTTTGCTTGTCCACGCGAGTTCTCGCGGGGCGGTGACTTCGAGGTCTGCGACAATGTATAGAATCTCGGGGAGCATCTCGGCGGGGAGCCAGCGCATTTGCGCTACGTCTTTCCCGATCCAGAAAACTTGCGGATAAATCGCTCCGGTGCGCACAAGGTAAAAAGCCACTTGCAACATCAAGTGCAAGTAACGCACGGAGTAATGGTGCCACGAGAAATTCCCGGCGCTCAGGCAGCAAAGTGCTCCCATCACGTTTGTGACGGTGAGGTTGCTATTGATGACTTTGTCGGCCATGGACTGCTCGAAATTCCAATGCCATCCGGGCTTGTGGAACAGTCGCAGTTGCTCGTTTTCCATTAGGAACGTCTTTGCGTTGTTCACGCGGAACTGTTCCGAGAATGCGTCAAAATTCTCGAAGTCGGTGAAGAACTTGTGGCACGATTCTAGTTCATCCGTAAAACTCTTGCGGAAATTCCCGGCGGGGCAGAACTTCGGGAAGTTTTGCAACATCGCGGGCAAAATGTGCGAGTAGTCTTTCCAACTCTTGAAATCAAATGTAGGCAGTTGCTTGGGAGGGATGCTATTTTGCGATTCGCGTCCCGAACCTTTATACCCACCAAATAAACTTGCGCTCGCGTCTTCTGCGTGAGAAAGTTCGGCGGCGTTTTGTGCTTCGTGTTCGTCACTATCCCCGGCGGCAGTTCCGATAGCAGATGCGTTTTCGGCGCTTGTGCCTACGAGTCTTGTCGCCTTGCTGAACGACCTCACGAGATTAGTTTCGCTGGGCGCTTCCATTTCCATCGCATCCGGCTTGTAGTCCTTGATAAATTCCAGGTCGAGCCCGTGAATTTTGAAAAGGACGTTCGGTTCCTTGTCCGCCTGTTCTGCGATTTTCAAAAATGTGGCAACAAGGTATTTACAGGGGCGCTCATCGCGGCAGTCGCAACCCATGTTGACTTTGGCCGGATCGTCAAACAGCTGGAGTCCGCTTTTGCTCATTAAAAGTTCAAGCGAAGGGCTAAGCGCCTTGTTGTTTAAAGCCAAAAGTTCCGCCGGTTGCTGCTTCAAAAAGCTCACGAAGACTTCGGAAGATTCCTTAGAAAATTTCGGGAAGACGATGTAGTTGTTGTGGAGCCCGCCATTCGGGCCTTTCACTACGGATATCACACGGTTATCAACGATGTCGATGCTTGTCACCTGGCCACGTGCGGCGAACTTGAGCCCCTGCAAAACAGCCTGCTCGCTAGCGGTTGCGAGAATTGAACTCAACCACTTGTTTGCCCACCAAGTCTTTCCGTAACTTCCAAAATCCATGCGCCCAAATATAATAAAAAGTGCTCAAATGAACAAATGAACGGCGGGCTAAACCGTGAGGATAAATAGGACATTAATTACAAATTGTTTTTTATATTTGAGGTAAACTTAAGGAGAAAAAGATGGGATTGAATAAAATCGTACTGGCTCTTTTCATTAGAAGGAGATTCCCGGTCATCCCCGTCAAGCGAGGACAGGCGCCGGGAATAACAATCTAGTAGACGGCATTTATTGCCGTCTACCGTCACTTCCTTATCTCGCAACTCTAACGCTTTGCATTTTGCCGGTGGTGCGGCTGCGCAAGAAGTAGATTCCCGAGGTTTTCGCGGTGCTGGCAGACTTGAGTTTTGCTGTTGCATCGCTAAAGCCGTAGGCTGAAAGGTTGCCCAAGCGTACGCCTTGCACATCAAATACATCGTAATTCTGGAGCGTGTTCTGTTCTAAGCGAATCTTGTTGCCGAATTTGCCGCCGTTATCGTCAATGGCTATCGGCTGTTCCAAGGCGATTGAATCAAGCGAATCTAGCGGATGTCTCTCGATGCCTCTATTGTACGACATGTTCTTGCTGTCGTAGAAGTGCTCGTTGAAGTATTCCTTGAGCCAAGTCATTGCAGGGCGATCCACGCCGTCCTTAATAAGTCCGGGATTCGATTCATCTGCCCATACACTAGATCCGACTTCGTAAAGGTAGCCCCAAAGGTTTACACCTGCAATGTATTCCGATTCCATAAAGAGCGGGATATGTTCGGAATAGCATGCTTTTTGGAGGCTGTCGTTATTCGTGCCGACGCTATATTCAGTGATAAACAACGGAAGCTTTATTTTGTCGTAGATTTCCTGAATGCCGCTTTGAATGCGTTCGGAGCTAAAACATTGCGCATCCGGGCCGGATCCTTGGACGAGTGTGGCGAAAATTATTTGGTACGCATCGACGGGTGCGCCCTGCTCCTGGATTTTTTTGATAACTTCGGCGCCTTGATTGTTTTTCCAGCCGTAATCATCGTAGTCGTTCAAGGTTAGGATGGCTTTGGGCCAGCGCTTGCGAGCCATCTTGAACGCCGTGGCTATGAATTTGTAGTCATCATTGTCGCCACCGAGAGCTTCGATGATTTTATTGCCGCTCCCGAATCCAGAATGATAGTGACCATAGCTGTCGCGGGAACCTCCGTTTACCACCTCGATCATGTAAGGTGCGGGGTAACGCATGGCGGCTTTGTCAAACCAATTTTCAACGGCCTTCCTGGTTTCGTCGACATCAAGGTTGTTCAGCCAATTGGGGGTGTGGGTTCCCCAAAGCAAGCTACGGAAATTGAACTTTACATTGTTTTTTTGCGCCCAATAGTAGATACGGTCGCAGCCTGACCAATCGTACTCGCCACGCACTTTTTCAATAACGGTCCAAGTGCATGCGTTTTCGGGCGAAACTTGATTCCAGTATGCTTGAAAATCCTCGGGGATTTCTTGCTTGTCGGCAATCATGTTCCCGAAGAACTTTGTCGCTCCATCGGCAAGGCCACGGCCGTAACGGGCGTTCGGATTCTTGAAATATTCCTTGAGCCAGGTCAATGCCGGGCGTTCTACTCCGTCTTTGATAAGGCCGGAACAACCTTGTTCTAAACCGTTACAAGAAAGCCAAGTTTTGCCATAAATGTATCCCCAAAGTGTTATGCCGGCAACATAATCCGTTTCCATCAGGATTGGGAGATGTTCTTGGTAGCATTTTTTTTGAAATTCATCGTCTATGGAACCGACATCGTATTGAGTAATATATATGGGGAGTCCTGTCTGTTCGTGTGCTTCGTAAAGGGAGCGTTTAAGTAAGGATGTATTTAGGCAATAATAGCCTGTCCCTTGTGCGGTTGTTTCGTGGAACTGCATTCCGTAAGCGTCAACTGGCGCCCCCTGGGCCTTTATTTTCTTGAGAAGGTCGATACCCTCTACTTTTTGCCATTGGATGGTATTGTAATCGTTGTAAATCAGGATGGCTTCTGGCCAGCGTTCTCGTGCCATCTTGAATGCCGTCACTACAAATTCGTAGTTGCCGTTATCGCCGCCAAGCGCCTCAACCAGTTTGGAAGAGGTAAAACTGGAGTGGTAGTTGTTGCCCGATTTGACGGCCTCATTGACCACTTCAATCATTTCGAGGTCGGGGTAATGTTCTTTAACCGCATCAATCCAATCAGTCCAAGCCTTTTTTGTTTCGTCAATATCAAGTTTGATCAACCACTGCGGGTTTTGCGAACCCCACAACAGGGTGTGAAACGAGAAAATGGCTTTATTCTTTTTAGCCCAGTTATAGACAAAGTCGCAACCCGTCCAGTCGTATTCGCCGCGTGTCTTTTCAACATGACCCCAAACGCATTCGTTTTCGGCAGTAATCTGGTTCCAGTAGGTGCCAAAATTATCAGGGATTTCGCCCAAAGTGGTCGTGTTGCCCAGAAATTTTGCAGCACCATCGGCCATGCCTACACCCGCAAAAGAAAATATCGATGCGGCAAAGGAAAAGGCAAGCACCTTAAATACCGTTGATTTTATACTCATTGCGACCCCTGAATTTTGATGGCTACAACACGTAATAATAAAACTACCTAGAAAACGTAGGAAAATTACTCTTATCTAGAAATCTTTCATTGACAAAATATCTATTATTGCATAAATCCACGTAAATATACATTGCTTTGTATACTCAATTTAGGGATAATATGAAAAAGAATAGACTAGCATTGCTTCCGTTTATATCGGCATTACTTTTAGTGGGCTGCGGTGAAGATTCCCCGTCTGAACCTTCTTCCGTATCCAATAATGTTCCGGCGGACGGATCAAGTGTGGAGTCTATTTTTGACTTAGGTAAGTGTACATCCGATAGGGATGGCACTGTCATTTTTGTTGAGGATGAAGAAATAGACTATCGTTGCCTAGATAAAAAGTGGGAAAAAGTTGAGAAATTATCTAGTTCCAGTGATGAAAAGACTTCTTCGTCTTCAAAGAAATCCTCCGATTCGAAGAATAGCTCCTCTTCGTCTAAGGAAGAATCGGCTGGGTCTAAGGATAAATCCTCTTCTTCTAAGAACAGTTCTTCGTCATCGAAGATAACTTCGTCTGATTCAGGCGACAAAAAATCCTCGTCGTCTAAGGCAGTTTCTTCTGATTCTCGCGATAAGTCCAGTAGTTCTCAAAAGTCTAGTAGTTCGCAAAAGTCAAGTTCTAGTGTCGCTCCCGAATCGAGTTCTAGTGTCGTTGGTTCTGGAGAAGATGTAAAGACGATTGCAATTAATAAGAAATCCTTTAAGGGGGTTGCTGAAAAGGGACCTTTTGCGGTGGGAAGTACCGTTAAATTGTCTGAACTTGATGGTGAGCTTGATTTAACCGGAACAAACTTTGAATGGGAAGTGACTGGTAAACAGGGGGGGGGGCTATACCTCTCCAAAGGTTACGTTGTCTAGTCAATATGCTCAGTTACAAGTCAATGGCAATTACTATAATGAAAACTTGTTCAAAAATTCAATATCGCCGGTGACTTTGCGTGGTATTGTTGACTTGAAAGATCGAGAAAGCGTAAACATCAATGTGCTGATGCATTTGGCTTATAAGCGTGTGGTCTATCTTTTTACCAAGAGTGGCGAGTATAAAAATGTTCCTGCGGCAAAGGCTGCCGCTGAACAGGAAATCATGAAGGCTTTTGGTTTTGGTGGTGCTAACCATCCTTTTGAGGATTTGACGATTTTTGGTAAAACATCGGACGATGCCAAATTGCTTGCCGCATCGATTCTTTTACAGGGAGATTTGGAAGAAACGGATTTGTTGAGTCGTCTTACGAGCATTGCTAATAATATTGAAGAAGATGGAACTTGGGACAACAGCGAAAAAATGCGAGTTTCTATGGCAGACTGGATTATGTCCTATTCGTATGGGATGGTCGGCATTCGCCAGATGCTCGAAGAAATCAATCCTCAAGTACCGGCATTCGAAAAGTATGTAAGCTTGTTTGTTGGTGAAGCTTATGGCTTTGGTGCGTGCACGGATGAAAATGATGGTGATTATGTTCAGCTGAAAAATGGTAATAGCAAAAATCTCGGTGAATACTATGTCTGTGAAGACAATGTATGGCGAATGATGTTCTCCACTGAAAAACTTTATGAAAGAGCTTGTACTGCCAAGAGGGCTGGAGAGTTTATGACGACCCCGCGCAATGAAATTTATATCTGCGATGGGGGCAATGGATATTGGCGCCCAGCAACGACTTACGACCATCCGAAAGAATACTACATGAATAGTGAAGTGAATTACGGCAAGTTAAAGGATACCCGTGATGGTAAGGAATATAAGACGGTCGTTATTGGTACTCAGACTTGGATGGCTGAAAATCTGAACTATTACGATAAGGATAATTATAATTTGGTCGGTAATGCCAAGTGCTATCAGGAAGAAGATAAAAACTGCGATGTTGGAGGTAGGCTTTATTCGTGGACCGCTGCGATGAATATCTCTACGAAGTATAGACTCAGTTGGTATGATAAAGATATTCAATATCCGCATCAGGGAATTTGCCCAGATGGTTGGCATATCCCTGATTCTACTGAATGGCGTACTTTAGCAGATTATGTAAAAAAGGTTGACGGTTCTTCGGGACTTTTGATGTCATCTAAGGGTTGGAAAGCTTCAAACTATAAGCCGTCGACAGATCCCTATGGATTTTCTGTAATTCCGGTGGGCGCCTATTATGGAAGATATGCTGATGCTCATGCGGATTTCAGTCAAACGGAATTTGATGATGACGGTTTGTTTGCGAACTTCTGGTCTGCCGAGGAAGGTAAAGAATTTAATTTAGCGGTTTATGTCTTCTTTGATTATAGAAGAGATTATATGTCGATGACTGCTAGTGTTTATAACGAAAAGGAACGTGGATTTTCTGTTCGCTGCATAAAGACTGAGGATGAATCCGAAGAGTAGTCCTTTTTTTGAAGTGCGAAATTTTCTATCTTTGCGTTCAAATCTGTCAGTTCGAAACCCATCCTGACTTAAAACAAAACTAGGAGACTTTATGCGTTCAGAAGCTGAACTCGAAGGCGTTACGCTGCTCGGCAACAACAAGACCCAGTACAAGACCACTTACAGCCCCGAAGTGCTCGAAAAGTTCCCGAACAAGCATCCGGGTAACGATTACATGGTCACGTTCAACTGCCCGGAATTCACGAGCCTTTGCCCGAAAACCGGTCAGCCGGACTTTGCCGAAATCAAGATCAACTACATTCCGGACCAGTATTTGGTGGAATCCAAGTCGCTCAAGCTTTACATGTTCTCGTTCCGCAATCACGGGGATTTCCATGAAGACTGCGTGAACATCATCATGAAGGACTTGGTGAAATTGCTCAACCCGAAGTACATCGAAGTCGAAGGCATCTTTATGCCGCGCGGTGGCATTTCTCTTTATCCGTTTGCAAACTATGGCAAGCCGGGTACCGAATTCGAAGCTATCGCCAAGACGCGCCTCTTCGCCGCTATCGATAGGAGAAAGTAATCGTGCAAAACGAACTCCTTATGATAGCCTCCATTTTTGTGTTCTTTGGAGGCTTGGTTGTTTTTTTCCGTTTTTTCGGTAAGCAGGGCATTTTTGCCTGGACTGTCATTGCAACGATTGCCGCAAATATCGAAGTCTTGATTCTCGTGCACGCCTTTGGCCTCGACACGACGCTCGGCAATGTCATTTTCGCATCCTCCTTCCTCGCAACGGACATGATGAGCGAAATCTATGGCAAAAAAGAGGCTAGCCGCTGCGTGAAAATCGGCATCCTCGCGAATGTGACGTTTATCCTCATTTCGCAGAGCTGGTTCTTGTACATTCCCGCCGAAGGCGATACGATGGCGGAACCGATCCGTACGGTGTTCTCGAATACGCCCCGCGTGATGTTGGCTAGCTTATTTGCATACGCCATTTGCGAAATG
Coding sequences within it:
- the rbfA gene encoding 30S ribosome-binding factor RbfA, coding for MTRRTDRLGEQFREEISKLIQKGLKDPRVSTLASITRVDITEDLSYAKALVSVMGSDKEKRDTLVGLNNSAGFIRGVLGKALKIFKVPELKFVLDENLEHAMHIEEILAELKQKGEL
- the truB gene encoding tRNA pseudouridine(55) synthase TruB; the protein is MSSSGFVLLDKIAGETSFKALFPLKRVFCTKRVGHAGTLDLRASGLIIAATGRATRLLPYIEAKDKCYTFRLHLGYETDTLEWDGKVVEQDKMGCHPGAEGDRIQCGVPSVTRADLEAVLPQFIGDIDQVPPNYSAVKIDGHRASDLANRGREIELKPRRIHIESLKVVGEGLVTEGCTGKSFATFDLECNCSKGTYIRSLGRDLARALGTCGCVSMIRRHRIGDVTVDRAVRGDALTPEHLLPVDQVLDFPVVRLNDDQVKAIRLGNWVPWRTPVENLSTTPGAEKFVFTADKDGAVIGLGVYDPGRICPKFFLGDD
- the ribF gene encoding riboflavin biosynthesis protein RibF — encoded protein: MKRAVTMGNFDGCHLGHQALFRTLKAVAEVNHLQPTVISFEPHSNYVLRGPGDPLLLTTTEEKREFVESLGIEFLVLPFTSELAKLPFDKFVRTELIEKREVVSMFFGHDHCFGAGGKGNYETITAAFPELSTQMLSMVLHKGERVSSSAVRNALLNGDVDRAQTYLGRPYRLSGTVVVGKRLGHTIGFPTANVQMEQYKFLPKGGVYVASARLSDGRIYRSVVNIGTQPTTPGTHNLAVEAYLLDFNEDIYGQHLALDLLAFLRPEKKFASIEDLVRQIGMDADTAKNYNGNHWAE
- a CDS encoding fibrobacter succinogenes major paralogous domain-containing protein → MTKQILLFAPVLLLWACGDSSSDSVGTSPIQAAEIIPFTDSRDGQVYKTVVIGSQTWMAENLNYETKGSCCVRCAEMKTVNVNYAPGGYFTQSYCAKCAEYGGRLYTWDVATTACPSGWHLPSQDEWSTLFNAVKLGDPLAHIDTRLKSTTDWNNYGNTDDFSFSALPVGYSGISVGPYGSGDCYNHEGTGDYAYFWSSTEVDNLTAYYMYLSKYGNAAISTFDFGKSSGFSVRCVKD
- a CDS encoding pyridoxamine 5'-phosphate oxidase family protein — protein: MRRKDREVLGDENIAKIIEQCTTCHVAMTDDADPSMPYIIPLSFGYSLNNGVLELYFHCAHVGKKLDCIRKNPNVAFSMCVENRIEIHEDVYCKSGRFYASVVGQGKAEIVEDIAEKCRGLSLLMERQATKAPQSASFTHSMQSASPHQFEFTPEQAATVTVFKITSTNFTGKAKNDKAQKC